In Serratia marcescens subsp. marcescens ATCC 13880, a single genomic region encodes these proteins:
- a CDS encoding YbfA family protein translates to MSTTYHAYSLHRILLRRSAVVIAGILALPVMLFRSDRGRFYSYLHRVWSKTSDKPVWLQQAELASCDFY, encoded by the coding sequence ATGTCTACGACCTATCACGCTTATTCATTGCATCGGATTCTCCTGCGCCGCAGCGCAGTGGTGATCGCGGGCATTTTGGCCCTGCCGGTGATGCTGTTCCGCAGCGATCGCGGGCGTTTTTACAGCTACCTGCACCGCGTCTGGTCAAAAACCAGCGATAAGCCGGTCTGGCTGCAGCAGGCGGAACTGGCGTCCTGCGATTTCTACTGA
- the kdpD gene encoding two-component system sensor histidine kinase KdpD gives MVEEEQQRPDPDSLLALANEKPRGRLKVFFGACAGVGKTYAMLQEAQRLRAQGLDVLVGVVETHGRSETAALLDGLALLPQKRIQHRGRLVHEFDLDAALARHPALILMDELAHSNAHGSRHPKRWQDVEELLDAGIDVLTTVNVQHLESLNDVVGGVTGVRVRETVPDHVFDEASEVVLVDLPPDDLRRRLHEGKVYIPGQAERAIEHFFRKGNLIALRELALRRTADRVDDQMREFRDTQGREKVWHTRDSILLCVGHNSGNEKLVRIAARLAARLGCHWHAVYVETPKLHRLPENQRRAILRALRLAQELGAETATLADPSEERAVLRYAREHNLGKIIIGRRSEQRWKLRGSFADRLGRLGPDLDLVIVALDSDAAQPPPGKEHDGRSFNEKWRMQLRGCAVAIALCALITLLSQWLLPGFDQANLVMVYLLGVAIVALFFGRWPSVLAAVINVASFDLFFVQPEWSFAVSDMQYLLTFGVMLAVGIIIGNLTAGVRYQARVARYREQRARHLYEMSRGLSRALIVADIANTSRHFLSSSFQAKTVLLLPQEDGRLQQMIGEEGGLLSVDEAIARWSFDKGLPAGAGTDTLPGVPYQLLPLNTPKQTFGLLAIEPNNLRQLMVPEQQRLLQTFAVLIASALERLHLARSAEEAKLDAEREQLRNSLLAALSHDLRTPLTVLFGQAEILTLDLAAEGSNHATQASQIRQQVLSTTRLVNNLLDMARIQSGGFSLRKEWQSLEEIVGASLHMLEPLLSQHPIKVELPSEQILVNCDGSLLERVFTNLLENANKYAGAEATIGIRARTLPEWLEVEVWDNGPGIPADQLQLIFDKFSRGNKESAIPGVGLGLAICRAIIEVHDGRIWAENGANGGASFRFVLPLEKPPEIDGDAFDL, from the coding sequence ATGGTCGAAGAAGAACAGCAGCGTCCCGATCCCGACAGCCTGCTGGCGCTGGCCAATGAAAAACCGCGCGGCCGGTTGAAGGTATTCTTCGGCGCCTGCGCCGGCGTGGGCAAAACCTACGCCATGCTGCAGGAGGCCCAGCGCTTGCGCGCTCAGGGACTGGATGTGCTGGTCGGCGTGGTGGAAACCCACGGCCGCAGCGAGACCGCCGCCCTGCTCGACGGCCTGGCGCTGCTGCCGCAAAAACGCATCCAGCATCGCGGGCGACTGGTGCATGAATTCGATCTCGACGCCGCGCTGGCGCGCCACCCGGCGCTGATCCTGATGGACGAACTGGCGCACAGCAACGCCCACGGTTCGCGCCACCCCAAACGCTGGCAGGATGTGGAAGAGCTGCTGGACGCCGGCATCGACGTGCTGACGACCGTCAACGTGCAACATCTGGAAAGTCTGAACGACGTGGTGGGCGGCGTGACCGGCGTGCGGGTGCGCGAAACGGTGCCCGACCACGTGTTTGACGAGGCCAGCGAAGTGGTGCTGGTCGATCTGCCGCCGGACGATCTGCGCCGGCGACTGCACGAAGGCAAAGTGTATATTCCCGGCCAGGCCGAGCGCGCCATCGAGCACTTCTTCCGCAAAGGCAACCTGATCGCCCTGCGCGAGCTGGCGCTGCGCCGCACCGCCGATCGGGTCGATGACCAGATGCGCGAGTTTCGAGACACCCAGGGACGCGAGAAAGTGTGGCACACCCGCGACAGCATTCTGCTGTGCGTCGGCCACAACAGCGGCAACGAAAAGCTGGTGCGCATCGCCGCCCGGCTGGCGGCGCGGCTCGGCTGCCATTGGCATGCAGTCTACGTGGAAACCCCCAAGCTGCACCGGCTGCCGGAAAACCAGCGCCGCGCCATTCTGCGCGCGCTGAGGCTGGCGCAGGAACTGGGCGCCGAAACCGCCACCCTGGCCGATCCGTCCGAAGAGCGCGCGGTGCTGCGCTACGCCCGCGAGCATAACCTCGGCAAAATCATCATCGGCCGCCGCAGCGAGCAGCGCTGGAAACTGCGCGGCAGCTTCGCCGATCGCCTCGGCCGGCTGGGCCCGGATCTCGATCTGGTGATCGTGGCGCTGGACAGCGACGCCGCGCAGCCCCCGCCGGGCAAGGAGCACGACGGCCGCAGCTTCAATGAGAAATGGCGCATGCAGCTGCGCGGCTGCGCGGTGGCGATAGCGCTGTGCGCGCTGATTACCCTGCTCTCGCAGTGGCTGCTGCCGGGCTTCGATCAGGCCAACCTGGTGATGGTCTACCTGCTCGGCGTGGCGATCGTCGCGCTGTTCTTCGGCCGCTGGCCGTCGGTGCTGGCGGCGGTGATCAACGTCGCCAGCTTCGATCTGTTCTTCGTCCAGCCCGAATGGTCGTTCGCCGTCAGCGATATGCAGTATCTGCTGACCTTCGGCGTGATGCTCGCCGTCGGCATCATCATCGGCAACCTGACCGCCGGGGTGCGTTATCAGGCCCGGGTGGCGCGCTATCGCGAGCAGCGGGCGCGCCATCTGTACGAAATGTCGCGCGGGCTGAGCCGCGCGCTGATCGTGGCCGACATCGCCAACACCAGCCGTCATTTCCTCTCCAGCAGCTTCCAGGCGAAAACCGTGCTGCTGCTGCCGCAGGAAGACGGCCGGCTGCAGCAAATGATCGGCGAGGAAGGCGGACTGCTGTCGGTAGACGAAGCCATCGCGCGCTGGAGTTTCGACAAAGGCTTGCCGGCCGGCGCTGGCACCGACACCCTGCCCGGCGTGCCTTACCAACTGCTGCCGCTCAATACCCCCAAACAGACCTTCGGCCTGTTGGCGATCGAACCCAACAACCTGCGCCAGCTGATGGTGCCGGAACAACAGCGGCTGCTGCAAACCTTCGCAGTGCTGATCGCCAGCGCGCTGGAACGGCTGCATCTGGCGCGCAGCGCCGAAGAAGCCAAGCTGGACGCCGAACGCGAACAGCTGCGCAACTCGCTGCTGGCGGCGCTGTCGCACGATCTGCGCACCCCGCTGACGGTACTGTTCGGCCAGGCGGAAATTCTCACGCTGGACCTGGCGGCCGAAGGTTCCAATCACGCCACCCAGGCCAGCCAGATCCGCCAGCAGGTGCTGAGCACCACCCGGCTGGTGAACAACCTGCTGGATATGGCGCGCATCCAGTCCGGCGGTTTCAGCCTGCGTAAAGAGTGGCAGTCGCTGGAAGAGATCGTCGGCGCCTCGCTGCACATGCTGGAGCCGCTGCTCAGCCAGCATCCGATCAAGGTCGAGCTGCCGTCGGAACAGATCCTGGTCAACTGCGACGGCAGCCTGCTGGAACGGGTGTTCACCAACCTGTTGGAAAACGCCAATAAATACGCCGGCGCCGAGGCCACCATCGGCATTCGCGCCCGCACGCTGCCCGAGTGGCTGGAAGTCGAGGTCTGGGATAACGGCCCCGGTATCCCCGCCGATCAGCTGCAGCTGATTTTCGACAAGTTTTCACGCGGCAATAAAGAGTCGGCGATCCCCGGCGTCGGCTTGGGGTTAGCGATTTGTCGTGCCATTATTGAAGTGCATGATGGCCGCATCTGGGCGGAAAACGGCGCCAACGGCGGCGCCAGCTTCCGCTTCGTGCTGCCGCTGGAAAAACCGCCCGAGATCGACGGCGACGCCTTCGATCTGTAA
- a CDS encoding YbgA family protein: MSDKIPIGISACLLGDAVRFDGGHKRLAFAVEQLAPYVRFEPVCPEMAIGLPTPRPALRLVKQAQPWPAMRYSNDAGVDLTEEMRSFSSQRVAALQHLCGYIVCAKSPSCGLERVRVYSENGKDSRKNGVGLFTAELLRQMPWLPVEEDGRLQDAALRENFIERVYALYELNMLWRQGLTRGGLIAFHSRYKLSLLAHSQPAYRELGRFVADIHRWDSLEAFAVEYRSRLMALLAHKATRRNHTNVLMHVQGYFRRQLSAAQRQELAHLIDRYRQGMQPLLAPIALLKHYMAEYPDRYLAEQRYFEPYPEALRLRYGH, encoded by the coding sequence ATGAGTGACAAGATCCCTATCGGCATCAGCGCCTGTTTACTGGGCGATGCGGTGCGTTTCGACGGTGGCCACAAGCGGCTGGCCTTTGCGGTGGAACAGTTGGCGCCCTATGTGCGCTTTGAGCCCGTTTGCCCGGAAATGGCGATTGGTCTGCCCACGCCGCGCCCGGCGCTGCGCCTGGTGAAACAGGCGCAGCCGTGGCCGGCGATGCGTTACAGCAACGACGCCGGCGTGGATCTGACTGAGGAGATGCGCAGTTTCTCCTCGCAGCGCGTGGCCGCGTTGCAGCACCTGTGCGGTTATATCGTCTGCGCCAAGTCGCCGAGCTGCGGACTGGAGCGGGTGCGGGTCTACAGCGAGAACGGCAAAGACTCGCGTAAAAACGGCGTCGGGCTGTTTACCGCTGAACTGCTGCGTCAGATGCCGTGGCTGCCGGTGGAAGAAGACGGACGATTGCAGGATGCGGCATTGCGGGAAAACTTCATTGAACGGGTGTACGCGCTGTATGAGCTGAATATGCTGTGGCGCCAGGGGCTGACCCGCGGCGGGCTGATCGCGTTTCACAGCCGCTACAAGCTTTCACTGTTGGCGCATTCGCAGCCGGCTTATCGCGAGCTGGGGCGCTTCGTCGCCGATATTCACCGCTGGGACTCGCTGGAGGCCTTCGCCGTGGAATACCGCAGCCGCCTGATGGCGCTGTTGGCGCACAAAGCAACGCGGCGCAACCACACCAACGTGCTGATGCACGTGCAGGGCTATTTCCGCCGTCAGCTCAGCGCGGCGCAGCGTCAGGAACTGGCGCACCTGATCGACCGTTATCGGCAGGGCATGCAGCCGCTGCTGGCGCCGATCGCGCTGCTTAAGCATTACATGGCGGAATACCCCGACCGCTATCTGGCGGAACAACGTTATTTCGAACCTTACCCGGAGGCGCTGCGTTTGCGTTACGGCCATTGA
- a CDS encoding PadR family transcriptional regulator, translated as MFHRLGLHRHHHHPHACEEGRRHRGGRHHFGGEGEEHGRGGRGGRGGRHRLFEHGDLRLVLLALVARKPSHGYELIKAIEEASSGLYVPSPGVIYPTLTLLEEQDFLEPLTTGNGRKSYRITTAGEGELQKHQQVVDVILARLAGAGREHHRHGNLAEGIYDAMNRLRSLLRGNVMRADLTPQQVERINAALLTAVAAIESEMHIQPTQQEEN; from the coding sequence ATGTTTCATCGATTAGGTTTACACCGGCATCACCACCACCCTCATGCGTGCGAAGAGGGGCGCCGTCATCGCGGCGGGCGTCATCACTTCGGCGGCGAAGGCGAAGAGCACGGCCGAGGTGGGCGCGGCGGCCGGGGCGGGCGTCATCGTCTGTTCGAACACGGCGATCTGCGCCTGGTGTTGCTGGCGCTGGTGGCGCGCAAGCCCAGCCACGGATACGAATTGATCAAGGCGATCGAGGAAGCCTCTTCCGGCCTGTATGTGCCGAGCCCGGGGGTGATTTACCCCACGCTGACGCTGCTGGAAGAACAGGATTTTCTCGAACCGCTCACCACCGGCAACGGCCGAAAAAGCTACCGCATCACCACGGCGGGCGAGGGCGAGCTGCAAAAGCATCAACAGGTGGTTGACGTCATTCTGGCGCGTCTGGCGGGCGCCGGCCGCGAGCATCATCGGCACGGCAACCTGGCGGAAGGCATCTACGACGCCATGAACCGTCTGCGCAGCCTGCTGCGCGGCAACGTGATGCGCGCCGATCTCACGCCGCAGCAGGTGGAGCGCATCAACGCCGCGTTGCTGACCGCCGTGGCGGCGATCGAAAGCGAAATGCACATTCAACCCACGCAGCAGGAGGAGAACTGA
- a CDS encoding DUF3861 domain-containing protein, with translation MPGHRFNITVEALSDRQGNPVEKAPLSFEVTNHDDILEIVERIRARDDLNFGPEQSAAFAVGLKLFSEVMIENRKHPVFAPLREAFKEFMVGLKKGPAA, from the coding sequence ATGCCCGGCCACCGTTTTAACATTACCGTTGAAGCCCTGAGCGACCGCCAGGGCAACCCCGTCGAGAAGGCACCGCTGAGTTTTGAGGTGACCAATCATGACGATATTCTCGAGATCGTCGAGCGCATTCGGGCGCGTGACGATCTGAACTTCGGCCCCGAGCAGAGCGCGGCCTTCGCCGTGGGGTTGAAACTGTTCTCCGAAGTGATGATCGAAAACCGCAAACACCCGGTGTTCGCTCCGCTGCGCGAGGCGTTTAAGGAATTTATGGTCGGATTGAAGAAGGGCCCGGCGGCGTAA
- a CDS encoding K(+)-transporting ATPase subunit F, which yields MSFSVIGGALLVLLLLAYLVYALFNAEDF from the coding sequence GTGAGTTTCAGCGTTATTGGTGGTGCGCTGTTGGTTCTGCTGCTGTTGGCCTATCTGGTCTACGCCCTGTTTAACGCGGAGGATTTCTGA
- the kdpC gene encoding potassium-transporting ATPase subunit KdpC — translation MTYLRPALVMVILLTLITGIAYPLLTTGLAQLLFSGSANGSLLYQGDKAVGSALIGQNFTRADYFWGRPSATGDSAYNPQASAGSNLAATNPALDKAIAERAAQLRQANPAMSGPIPVDLLTASGSGLDPQISIAAARYQLARVAAARHLPPEQIAKLIEDNTDRATPNFMGESVVNVLKLNLALDALK, via the coding sequence ATGACGTATTTACGACCTGCGCTGGTGATGGTGATCCTGCTGACGCTGATCACCGGCATCGCCTATCCGCTGCTGACCACCGGGCTGGCGCAACTGCTGTTTTCGGGCTCGGCTAACGGTTCGCTGCTGTACCAAGGCGACAAGGCGGTCGGCTCCGCGCTGATCGGCCAAAACTTCACGCGCGCCGACTATTTCTGGGGCCGCCCGTCGGCCACCGGCGATTCGGCCTATAATCCACAGGCCTCCGCCGGCAGCAACCTGGCGGCCACCAACCCGGCGCTGGATAAGGCTATCGCCGAGCGCGCAGCGCAGCTGCGCCAGGCCAATCCTGCGATGAGCGGCCCGATCCCGGTGGATCTGCTGACCGCCTCCGGCAGCGGGCTGGATCCGCAGATCTCGATCGCCGCGGCGCGGTATCAGCTGGCGCGGGTCGCGGCGGCGCGTCATCTGCCGCCGGAACAGATCGCCAAACTGATCGAAGACAACACCGATCGGGCCACGCCCAACTTCATGGGCGAATCGGTGGTGAACGTGTTGAAGCTGAACCTGGCGCTGGATGCGTTGAAGTAA
- the kdpA gene encoding potassium-transporting ATPase subunit KdpA, translating into MAASAFLLIASFLLVLLLLARPLGGFMARLIEGEPLPALRAVEAGVWRACGIRPTEMNWWQYALAILAFNLLGLALLFALLMAQGSLPLNPQGFPGLSWDLALNTAVSFVTNTNWQAYSGESALSYFSQMAGLAVQNFVSASTGIAVAFALIRAFTRRAGKTVGNAWADLFRITLYVLLPIALPIALFFVSQGTLQNFLPYLHVNTLEGAQQTLPMGPVASQEAIKMLGTNGGGFFGANSAHPFENPTVLTNFVQMLAIFLIPCALCFSFGQLAGENRQGHALIWAMALIFVVAVVVVMVAELAGNPHLSALGADSNINMEGKESRFGILATSLFSVVTTAASCGAVNAMHDSFTALGGMVPMWLMQIGEVVFGGVGSGLYGMLLFVLLTVFIAGLMIGRTPEYLGKKIDVYDMKMTALAILVTPTLVLLGSALAIGTDAGRAGILNPGAHGFSEVLYALSSAANNNGSAFAGLSVNTPFYNLLLAFAMFVGRFGVILPVLAIAGSLSAKQRQPAGNGTLPTYGPLFIGLLIGTVLLVGALTFVPALALGPVAEHLQLWLAN; encoded by the coding sequence ATGGCGGCTTCAGCCTTTTTACTGATCGCCAGTTTCCTGCTGGTGCTTCTGCTGCTGGCCCGGCCGCTGGGCGGCTTTATGGCGCGCCTGATCGAAGGTGAGCCGCTGCCTGCGCTGCGCGCAGTGGAAGCCGGCGTCTGGCGCGCCTGCGGCATCCGCCCCACCGAGATGAATTGGTGGCAGTACGCGCTGGCGATCCTGGCGTTTAACCTGCTCGGCCTGGCGCTGCTGTTCGCCCTGCTGATGGCGCAAGGCTCGCTGCCGCTCAACCCGCAAGGCTTCCCGGGTCTCTCCTGGGATCTGGCGCTCAACACCGCCGTCAGCTTCGTCACCAACACCAACTGGCAGGCCTACAGCGGCGAAAGCGCCCTCAGCTATTTCAGCCAGATGGCCGGACTGGCGGTGCAGAACTTCGTCTCCGCCTCCACCGGCATCGCCGTGGCCTTTGCGCTGATCCGCGCCTTCACCCGCCGCGCCGGCAAGACCGTCGGCAACGCCTGGGCCGATCTGTTCCGCATCACGCTGTATGTGCTGCTGCCGATCGCGCTGCCGATCGCCCTGTTCTTCGTCAGCCAGGGCACGCTGCAAAACTTCCTGCCTTACCTGCACGTCAACACGCTCGAAGGCGCGCAGCAGACGCTGCCGATGGGGCCGGTGGCCTCGCAGGAAGCGATCAAAATGCTCGGCACCAACGGCGGCGGCTTCTTCGGCGCCAACTCGGCGCACCCGTTCGAGAACCCAACCGTGCTGACCAACTTCGTACAAATGCTGGCCATCTTCCTGATCCCCTGCGCGCTGTGCTTCTCCTTCGGCCAGTTGGCCGGTGAAAACCGTCAGGGCCATGCGCTGATCTGGGCGATGGCGCTGATCTTCGTGGTGGCGGTGGTAGTGGTGATGGTCGCCGAACTGGCGGGCAACCCGCACCTGAGCGCGTTGGGCGCCGACAGCAACATCAATATGGAAGGCAAAGAGTCGCGCTTCGGCATTCTCGCCACCAGCCTGTTCTCGGTGGTGACCACCGCCGCGTCCTGCGGGGCGGTCAACGCCATGCACGACTCTTTCACCGCGCTGGGCGGCATGGTGCCGATGTGGCTGATGCAGATCGGTGAAGTGGTGTTCGGCGGCGTCGGCTCCGGCCTGTACGGCATGCTGCTGTTCGTACTGCTGACGGTGTTTATCGCCGGTCTGATGATCGGCCGCACCCCGGAATACCTGGGCAAGAAGATCGACGTTTACGACATGAAGATGACCGCGCTGGCGATCCTGGTCACGCCGACGCTGGTGTTGCTGGGCAGCGCGCTGGCCATCGGCACCGACGCGGGCCGCGCCGGCATCCTCAACCCGGGCGCCCACGGCTTCAGCGAAGTGCTGTACGCCCTGTCTTCCGCCGCCAACAACAACGGCAGCGCCTTCGCCGGGTTGAGCGTCAATACGCCGTTCTACAACCTGCTGCTGGCCTTCGCCATGTTCGTCGGCCGCTTCGGGGTGATCCTGCCGGTGCTGGCGATCGCCGGTTCGCTGAGCGCCAAACAACGCCAACCGGCGGGCAACGGCACCCTGCCGACCTATGGGCCGCTGTTTATCGGCCTGCTGATCGGCACCGTGCTGCTGGTGGGTGCGCTGACCTTCGTGCCGGCGCTGGCGCTGGGCCCGGTGGCCGAGCATTTGCAGCTTTGGTTGGCAAACTAA
- the kdpE gene encoding two-component system response regulator KdpE, giving the protein MSITPTNILIVEDEKEIRRFVRTALESEGLRVFESETLQRGLIEAGTRKPDLIILDLGLPDGDGLSYIRDLRQWSAIPVIVLSARNAEEDKIAALDAGADDYLSKPFGIGELLARVRVALRRHSANQQESPLVSFSAITVDLVNRRVLRNDEDLHLTPIEFRLLAELLANAGKVITQRQLLSHVWGPNYVEHSHYLRIYMGHLRQKLEADPARPKHLLTETGVGYRFMP; this is encoded by the coding sequence GTGAGCATAACGCCAACCAACATTCTGATTGTTGAAGATGAAAAAGAGATCCGCCGCTTCGTGCGCACCGCGCTGGAGAGCGAAGGCCTGCGGGTGTTTGAAAGTGAAACGCTGCAGCGCGGGCTGATTGAGGCCGGCACGCGCAAACCGGATCTGATCATCCTGGATTTGGGGTTGCCGGATGGCGACGGGCTGAGCTACATCCGCGATCTGCGGCAGTGGAGCGCCATTCCGGTGATCGTACTGTCGGCGCGCAACGCCGAAGAGGACAAAATCGCCGCGCTGGACGCCGGCGCCGACGACTATCTCAGCAAACCGTTCGGCATCGGTGAACTGTTGGCGCGGGTGCGGGTCGCGCTGCGCCGCCACTCCGCCAACCAACAGGAAAGCCCGCTGGTGAGCTTTTCGGCGATCACCGTCGATCTGGTGAATCGCCGGGTGCTGCGCAACGACGAAGATCTGCACCTGACGCCGATCGAGTTTCGCCTGTTGGCGGAGCTGCTGGCCAACGCCGGCAAGGTGATTACCCAACGCCAGCTGTTGAGCCACGTCTGGGGGCCGAACTACGTGGAACACAGCCACTACCTGCGCATCTACATGGGCCATCTGCGCCAGAAGCTGGAAGCCGATCCGGCCCGGCCCAAACATCTGCTGACCGAAACCGGCGTCGGCTACCGTTTCATGCCTTAA
- the kdpB gene encoding potassium-transporting ATPase subunit KdpB, translated as MTRKQRALFEPALVRTALIDAVKKLDPRVQWRNPVMFVVYIGSLLTTAIWLAILAGQTDGAAAFTGSVTLWLWFTVLFANFAEALAEGRSKAQAESLRGTKKTSWAKKLAGPRRDGATEKVAAESLRKGDIVLVEAGDTIPCDGEVLEGGASVDESAITGESAPVIRESGGDFSSVTGGTRVLSDWLVVQCSVNPGETFLDRMIAMVEGAKRRKTPNEIALTILLVALTIVFVLATATLFPFSQYSVEAAGSGSVVTITVLVALLVCLIPTTIGGLLSAIGVAGMSRMLGANVIATSGRAVEAAGDVDVLLLDKTGTITLGNRQASEFLPAPGVREQELADAAQLASLADETPEGRSIVVLAKQRFNLRERDLQALNATFVPFSAQTRMSGVNVQERMIRKGAVDAIRRHVESNQGHFPRAVDDLVESVARTGGTPLVVAEGARVLGVVALKDIVKGGIKERFNELRKMGIKTVMITGDNPLTAAAIAAEAGVDDFLSEATPEAKLALIRQYQAEGRLVAMTGDGTNDAPALAQADVAVAMNSGTQAAKEAGNMVDLDSNPTKLIEVVHIGKQMLMTRGSLTTFSIANDVAKYFAIIPAAFAATYPQLNALNVMHLHSPASAIMSAVIFNALVIVFLIPLALKGVSYKPMSAAALLRRNLWLYGVGGLLVPFVGIKLIDLILVALHVAG; from the coding sequence ATGACTCGCAAACAACGCGCGCTGTTTGAACCGGCCCTGGTGCGCACCGCGCTGATCGATGCGGTGAAAAAACTGGACCCTCGCGTTCAATGGCGCAACCCGGTGATGTTCGTGGTGTATATCGGCAGCCTGCTGACCACCGCCATCTGGCTGGCGATCCTCGCCGGCCAAACCGACGGCGCCGCCGCCTTTACCGGCAGCGTCACCCTGTGGTTGTGGTTCACCGTGCTGTTCGCCAACTTCGCGGAAGCGCTGGCCGAAGGGCGCAGCAAGGCCCAGGCGGAAAGCCTGAGGGGCACCAAGAAAACCAGCTGGGCGAAAAAGCTGGCCGGCCCGCGCCGCGACGGCGCCACGGAGAAAGTGGCCGCCGAAAGCCTGCGCAAAGGCGATATCGTGCTGGTGGAAGCCGGCGACACCATCCCGTGCGACGGCGAGGTGCTGGAAGGCGGCGCTTCGGTGGATGAAAGCGCCATCACCGGCGAATCCGCCCCGGTGATCCGCGAATCCGGCGGCGACTTCTCCTCGGTCACCGGCGGCACCCGCGTGCTGTCTGACTGGCTGGTGGTGCAGTGCAGCGTCAACCCGGGGGAAACCTTCCTCGATCGCATGATCGCCATGGTGGAAGGCGCCAAGCGCCGCAAAACGCCGAACGAGATCGCGCTGACCATCCTGCTGGTGGCGCTGACCATCGTGTTCGTGTTGGCCACCGCCACCCTGTTCCCGTTCTCGCAATACAGCGTGGAAGCGGCCGGCAGCGGCAGCGTGGTCACCATCACCGTGCTGGTCGCATTGCTGGTTTGCCTGATCCCCACCACCATCGGCGGCCTGCTGTCCGCCATCGGCGTGGCCGGGATGAGCCGCATGCTCGGCGCCAACGTGATCGCCACCAGCGGCCGCGCGGTGGAAGCCGCCGGCGACGTGGACGTGCTGCTGCTGGATAAAACCGGCACCATCACGCTGGGCAACCGCCAGGCTTCGGAGTTCCTGCCGGCGCCGGGCGTGAGAGAGCAAGAGCTGGCGGACGCCGCGCAGCTGGCCTCGCTGGCGGACGAAACGCCGGAAGGCCGCAGCATCGTGGTGCTGGCCAAACAGCGCTTTAACCTGCGCGAGCGCGATCTGCAGGCGCTGAACGCCACCTTCGTGCCCTTCTCCGCACAGACCCGCATGAGCGGCGTCAACGTGCAGGAGCGCATGATCCGCAAAGGCGCGGTGGACGCCATTCGCCGTCACGTCGAATCCAATCAGGGGCACTTCCCGCGGGCGGTGGACGATCTGGTGGAAAGCGTGGCGCGCACCGGCGGCACGCCGCTGGTGGTGGCGGAAGGCGCCCGGGTGCTGGGCGTGGTGGCGCTGAAGGATATCGTCAAAGGCGGCATCAAAGAGCGCTTCAATGAGCTGCGCAAGATGGGCATCAAAACGGTGATGATCACCGGCGATAACCCACTGACCGCGGCGGCGATCGCCGCCGAAGCCGGGGTGGACGATTTCCTGTCGGAAGCCACGCCGGAAGCCAAGCTGGCGCTGATCCGCCAGTATCAGGCGGAAGGCCGTCTGGTGGCGATGACCGGCGACGGCACCAACGACGCCCCGGCGCTGGCGCAGGCCGATGTGGCGGTGGCGATGAACTCCGGCACCCAGGCCGCCAAAGAGGCGGGCAACATGGTCGATCTGGACTCCAACCCGACCAAGCTGATCGAAGTGGTGCATATCGGCAAACAGATGCTGATGACGCGCGGCTCACTGACCACCTTCAGCATCGCCAACGACGTGGCCAAATACTTCGCCATCATTCCGGCGGCGTTCGCGGCCACCTATCCGCAGCTGAACGCGCTGAACGTGATGCACCTGCACTCCCCGGCCTCCGCCATCATGTCGGCGGTGATCTTCAACGCCCTGGTGATCGTGTTCCTGATCCCGCTGGCGCTGAAAGGGGTGAGCTACAAACCGATGAGCGCCGCGGCCCTGCTGCGCCGCAACCTGTGGCTGTACGGAGTCGGCGGCCTGCTGGTGCCGTTCGTCGGCATCAAACTGATCGACCTGATCCTGGTCGCGCTGCACGTCGCCGGTTAA